In Vitis vinifera cultivar Pinot Noir 40024 chromosome 11, ASM3070453v1, a genomic segment contains:
- the LOC100265667 gene encoding MDIS1-interacting receptor like kinase 2, with protein sequence MASLFILVLALLYNSHVWGSPLVGGETQERNEAVALLRWKANLDNESQTFLSSWFGSSPCNNWVGIACWKPKPGSVTHLNLSGFGLRGTLQNLSFSSISNLLSFNLYNNSFYGTIPTHVSKLSKLTNLDLSFNHLVGSIPASIGNLGNLTALYLHHNQLSGSIPSEIGLLKSLIIVDLSDNNLNGTIPPSIGNLINLATLSLSGNKLFGSVPWEIGQLRSLTSLSLSNNSFTGPIPSSLGNLVNLTVLCFLNNKFSGPIPSKMNNLIHLKALQLGENKFSGHLPQQICLGGALENFTAHNNNFTGPIPKSLRNCSTLFRVRLESNQLTGNISEDLGIYPNLNYIDLSNNNLYGELSYKWGLCKNLTFLKISNNNISGTIPPELGNAARLHVLDLSSNGLHGDIPKKLGSLTLLFDLALSNNKLSGNLPLEMGMLSDFQHLNLASNNLSGSIPKQLGECWKLLSLNLSKNNFEESIPSEIGNMISLGSLDLSENMLTGEIPQQLGKLQNLEILNLSHNGLSGSIPSTFKDMLGLSSVDISYNQLEGPLPNIKAFREASFEALRNNSGLCGTAAVLMACISSIENKASEKDHKIVILIIILISSILFLLFVFVGLYFLLCRRVRFRKHKSRETCEDLFALWGHDGEMLYEDIIKVTKEFNSKYCIGGGGYGTVYKAELPTGRVVAVKKLHPQQDGGMADLKAFTAEIRALTEMRHRNIVKLYGFCSHAEHTFLIYEFMEKGSLRHILSNEEEALELDWSMRLNIVKGVAEALSYMHHDCSPPIIHRDISSSNVLLDSEYEGHVSDFGTARLLKPDSSNWTSFAGTFGYTAPELAYTLEVNDKTDVFSFGVVTLEVLMGRHPGDLISYLSSSSPSSSTSYFSLLKDVLDPRLSPPTDQVVEEVVFAMKLAFTCLHANPKSRPTMRQVSQALSSKQKPQQQQQQQVSSSASQPSRSISASQLPAELLNLPTS encoded by the exons ATGGCTTCCTTGTTCATCCTTGTTCTAGCTCTTCTCTATAATTCACATGTTTGGGGTTCCCCTTTGGTTGGAGGAGAGACACAAGAAAGAAACGAAGCAGTGGCTCTTCTAAGGTGGAAAGCCAACCTTGATAACGAAAGCCAAACCTTCCTGTCTTCTTGGTTTGGAAGCAGCCCTTGCAACAATTGGGTTGGGATTGCTTGTTGGAAGCCGAAGCCCGGAAGCGTCACGCACTTAAACCTTAGCGGTTTTGGTTTGAGAGGTACACTCCAAAATCTCAGTTTCTCATCAATCTCCAACCTCCTTAGTTTCAATCTTTATAACAACTCATTCTATGGAACCATTCCCACCCATGTTAGTAAACTTTCCAAACTCACCAACCTTGATTTGTCCTTCAATCATCTGGTAGGATCAATTCCTGCTTCCATAGGAAACTTGGGAAACTTGACTGCTTTGTACCTTCACCATAACCAACTCTCTGGTTCCATTCCTTCAGAAATTGGACTCTTAAAATCCCTTATCATTGTTGATCTTTCAGATAATAATCTCAATGGTACAATCCCTCCTTCCATAGGAAACTTGATCAACTTGGCCACCCTATCCCTTTCTGGTAACAAACTTTTCGGGTCCGTCCCTTGGGAAATTGGACAGCTAAGATCTCTTACCAGTCTAAGTTTGTCGAATAATAGTTTCACGGGTCCAATCCCTTCTTCCCTGGGAAACTTGGTCAATTTAACCGTTTTGTGCTTCcttaataacaaattttctGGCCCCATTCCTTCAAAAATGAATAATCTTATTCATTTGAAAGCTTTGCAATTGGGTGAGAATAAATTCAGTGGCCATTTGCCGCAACAAATATGCCTTGGTGGAGctcttgaaaattttacagCTCATAACAATAATTTCACTGGCCCTATCCCAAAGAGCTTGAGAAACTGCTCCACACTTTTCAGAGTTAGGCTTGAAAGCAACCAACTTACAGGAAATATATCAGAGGATCTTGGTATATATCCAAACTTAAATTATATTGATTTAAGTAACAACAATTTGTATGGTGAGCTTTCTTATAAATGGGGACTATGCAAAAACTTGACATTCTTGAAAATCTCCAACAATAATATTTCTGGTACAATTCCTCCTGAGCTTGGGAATGCAGCTCGATTACATGTACTTGACCTATCTTCAAATGGTCTACACGGGGACATTCCAAAGAAATTGGGTAGCTTGACATTATTGTTTGATTTGGCTCTGAGTAACAACAAACTTTCAGGCAACCTTCCTTTGGAAATGGGAATGCTATCTGATTTTCAACATCTTAACTTGGCATCAAACAACTTAAGTGGCTCAATTCCTAAACAACTAGGAGAGTGTTGGAAATTACTGTCCTTGAATTTGAGcaagaataattttgaagaaaGCATTCCATCTGAGATCGGCAATATGATCTCTCTTGGAAGTCTCGATCTTAGTGAAAATATGCTTACAGGAGAAATACCACAGCAGCTTGGCAAATTGCAGAACCTAGAAATATTGAATCTCTCTCATAATGGACTCTCTGGTTCTATACCATCCACTTTCAAGGATATGCTGGGCCTTAGTTCTGTTGATATATCGTACAACCAATTAGAGGGTCCTCTTCCCAACATCAAAGCCTTTCGAGAGGCTTCGTTTGAGGCACTTAGAAACAATAGTGGCTTGTGTGGAACTGCTGCTGTTCTGATGGCCTGTATCTCCTCTATAGAGAACAAAGCTAGTGAGAAGGACCataaaattgtgattttgatcATAATCCTTATCTCGAGCATTCTATTTCTTCTCTTCGTTTTCGTGGgactttattttcttctttgtcGAAGGGTGAGGTTCAGAAAACACAAGTCAAGAGAGACTTGTGAAGATCTATTTGCATTATGGGGCCATGATGGAGAGATGTTGTATGAAGACATCATCAAGGTAACTAAGGAGTTCAATTCGAAATATTGCATTGGTGGGGGAGGATATGGAACGGTTTATAAGGCCGAGCTACCAACTGGTAGAGTTGTTGCTGTGAAAAAGCTTCATCCACAACAAGATGGGGGGATGGCTGACTTGAAAGCTTTTACTGCTGAGATTCGTGCTTTAACAGAAATGAGACATCGCAACATTGTGAAACTCTATGGGTTTTGTTCACATGCAGAACacacatttttaatttatgagttTATGGAAAAGGGAAGCCTAAGACACATTCTAAGCAATGAGGAAGAAGCACTGGAATTGGACTGGAGCATGAGGCTGAATATTGTGAAAGGTGTCGCGGAGGCATTATCTTACATGCATCATGATTGCTCACCCCCTATAATTCATAGGGATATATCCAGTAGCAATGTTTTACTGGATTCTGAATACGAAGGTCACGTATCGGACTTTGGCACAGCAAGGCTCTTAAAGCCTGACTCCTCCAATTGGACCTCATTTGCAGGCACCTTTGGGTACACTGCTCCAG AGCTTGCTTACACATTGGAAGTGAATGATAAAACCGATGTTTTTAGTTTTGGAGTGGTAACATTGGAAGTGCTTATGGGAAGACATCCTGGTGATCTCATCTCATACCTATCATCCTCATCACCATCTTCTTCAACGTCTTATTTTTCACTGTTGAAAGATGTGTTAGACCCTCGCCTGTCACCTCCCACGGATCAAGTCGTTGAAGAAGTTGTCTTTGCTATGAAGCTAGCATTTACATGCTTGCATGCTAATCCCAAATCTCGGCCAACCATGCGACAAGTTTCTCAAGCACTATCCAGTAAGCAGAAGCctcagcagcagcagcagcaacaggTTTCTAGCTCAGCATCTCAACCCAGCAGATCAATCTCAGCATCTCAACTTCCAGCTGAACTTCTCAACCTCCCAACCTCCTAA